The Terriglobia bacterium DNA window GCAACGCCGCAGTGCGGCCGTTGTCGAGCAGGACGAGGTGAAACTCCCGCGGGCCGTGCTCCGCCTCGGAACGCCGGGGCCCGGTGATGAATGAAGTATAGGTGGTGATTTTCTGACCGGTGGCACTGCGGGCCAGCAACTTGAGCAGAACAGTCAGGCTTTCCCAGTCCGGGACAATCTTGTCGATCCCGGCCACCGCCACGTGGACCCGGGGCAGCGTTGTGCACATCCGTCCGTTGCCCTCATTCGTCACCATGACCAGGGTACCCGTCTCCGCCACCAGAAAATTGGCGCCCGAGATCCCCATATCGGCGGAGATGAATTCCTGGCGCAATTTTTGCCGCGCGATTTCCGCCAGCCGGATCGGATCCGCGGGGGCGTCCATGTGCAGCTTATCCGAGAACAGGTCGGCGATGTCCTCTTTGGTCAGATGGACGGCCGGCACGATGATATGGGACGGGCCGGTGCCCGCCATCTGGACAATGTACTCCCCCAAGTCGGTCTCCAAAGCTCGAATGCCCACGGCCTCGAAGGCATGGTTCAGGCCAATCTCCTCGGTCGCCATTGACTTCGCTTTGACCACCGACTTCACCTGATGCTGGCGCGCGATGGAGAGAACAATCTCGCGGGCTTCTGCTGCCGTCCGCGCCCAATGAACATGCCCTCCGGCCTCGGTAACGCGCTGCTCCATCTGTTCCAGGTAGTAGTCCAGGTGGTTGATCGCATGGAGTCGAATGTTATGCCCGGCTTCCCGCAACTCCTCCCAGTTTTCAACCTGGCCGACCACACCGGCGCGCGTTCCCAGGAACCGGGTGGTCGCCTTGCGAACCGACGTCACGATCTGCCGCGGCACCCGCTGCGTGTTGCCGCGAAAGTCAATCGGAGCTGGGCTGGGATTCATGCTCGACACCTTTGCTGATCGGCCCGGAGCACGGGTCAAGTCCCGGTTTTGGTAAGGATTACTGTCCCGAAGTCAGAACTTCAACGAGATGTAAGGCCTTCAGACGCGACCCGGTCTTCCTCATTCCCCCGGCAATATTCATCAGGCATCCCGCATCGCAGGCAACCACCGCTTCAGCGCCGCTCGCCTCGATTGCGCGGATCTTGTCTTCCATCATGGACCGGCTTACTTCGGGATAAATCACGCTGAACACCCCGCCGAAGCCACAACAGGTTTGTTCGCCCTCCAACGGCACCAGTTCCAGGCCGCGCACATTCTTGAGGAGTGTCTTGGGTTCATCGGAAATACCCAATCCACGCAACAAGTGACACGAGGCATGGTAGGTGACCTTGTGGGGGAAACGGGCTGCCAGATCGGTGACGTGCAGTTCTTTGACCAGGAATTCGCTGAGCTCTCGCACGCGGGCGGCCACTTCCAGGGCGCTCGTGTGCTCAGGCGTTCCGGCGGGAAAGAGTTCGGGATAATGATGGCGGACGAGGTCAACGCAGGAGCCCGAGGGAGAGACAATGAGGCCTTTTGTCCGGGCAAAAATGTCGAGCCATTTGCGGGCCACGACACGGGCCTCACTCTGAAAACCGCTGTTGAAGAAGGGTTGGCCGCAACAGGTTTGTTCTTCTGGAAACTCCACTTCCACGCCGAGGCGCTCCAACAATTCAACCGTCCGTTCAAGGACGCCGGGGAAGAACTGCTCCGCCAGGCAAGTGATGAACAGTTGAATTTTCGCCGCCATAGTGCGACCGGTTTCTTGAGGTTTGGAATTTTCCAGCGCCATTAAAACACAGGTTGCCCATTCGGGCAAGTGGATGTCGGAGCGTATCGTTAGCACAGGACATGTCCGGTGTAATCCCGTCGCCACGGTGACAAAGGGCTGATCGGGGGGGTGTTAAGCAGCGCCTTGGGCGGAGAGAAGCGTTAAATTCCACACTCCGACTCCATGGGCGGCAGGGGAAGGTGGTCAGGATGCATTCGATGAACAGTGCTCTGCGATGAGTTCAGTTCACCGGAATCGCTTCGACGTGGCTGAGCGTGACTTGGGTTGCGGTTCTCAGGGTATTGTGGATCTCTGCCACCTGATCGGTGTGAATCATGAGCTCCCGGATTGCGTCCTCACTTGTGCGGGCCATCACTCGGGCGCGGTAAGTGACATTCATGGCAGCGGCTCCCTCAACCCCAAAATCACCGGTCACTTCAACCTCTACCCTTTCAATGCCTATCCCCCGCTTGGTGCCTTCGCGGTAAAGATCATTGCAATAACAGGTGGCCAACGCAAGGAACAGCAACTCTCCTCCATTGACACTCGAGCCGAACCCATCAGGCTTGGGAGGAATGCGGAGGGAGTGACTATGATCATTGGTTGCCAAAGTCACCCGATGCTGGTGGCGACCGTTCTCAACGTGGGCGGTGATTCTCATCAAATCTCTCCTCTGAATGGATAGCCGTTCTCCAGTCCTTTGGACGTCTGAAAGAGAGTGCTTGTCCCAAGGGATTGTCTACGGGCTTTCCGGCGACTGCGACCACCTCTTGCTGGAGGTGCGCGGTCCATGACTCCAGCCTCTGGCAGCCCCACTTAAAGACCGGGCCCCTCAGCGGCAATCCTCAGAAACTCGATCTCTCGTTCGTGAGCATTACCAACCTCGCCAGTCCGGGTGCCAGCCATATCCATCATCTCGTGGTCACGTTCGACGACCACGCTCACTTCACCCAAAACTGGACGTGGCGGGAGAACGGGAAAGACCAGAGCGGCGCCTTTCGCTTCACCCGCAAAAAGTCGTCTTGAGATGGTAAGAAGATAGGACGGATCCAGGGCCGAATGGCGCTTACCCCCGCAGTCTGTGACGTGACGACGGAGTTGCGTCCAATGCCGCCTCGGCGGTGTTGGAATCGTGCAGCTCACCGCTTGAGCTGTGGAAAGGGAATTATTCTACCCCGAATTCCGATGTTGAATGCCATGATCAAGGTCGGAGGGAGATTCAATCCCCATTATTATAGAGGATGATAAATTATTGTGACGCCGCCCGTGCAGGAATTGCCACATTGGTGGGGTCTTGGGTGGCCGAGTCGTGTCACTATGTTTTATCATCCTCTATAGATGATTTTCGAATATCGCTTTAGGCCCGGAGGGCTCTCAGATTGTAGCCCCACCTGAAGCTCCGTCCCGCGTTCTTTGTGGGGCGGAGCGAGGGTGGGGTACCGGTCTCCCGATCACATCGGAGCCCCGCTTGCGGGGCGAAAGAATCTGTCGAGTGGATCTTCGGACAACCCTACATTAATTCCATGGCATGTTCCTCTCCGCTGTGCTTTCTTTCCACTCCCCGTTCCCTTCTCGCTTTACGAATGAGTGGAGCCCGACTCCACCGGTTGGATTCACGAACCGATATCTGGACCCGGGAGGCCTTTCCTGGCTGCGGGCGCGCCTGCGGAAGATCTCCTTTCCGCAATAGAGAGGAACTCTTTCCGAGTGCAAGGAATCGAATAGGACGTTCGGTATACTTGGCTCTGGGACATCGTTTCGCCCCGCCAGCGGGGCTCTCACTTTTTCTCTCCTCGGTACCCCGCCCTCGCCCCGCAAAGAGAAAAAGCGCGGGGCTCAGGCGGGGCTACAATCTGACAGCCCTCCGGGCCTAAAACGAAGCTGCCTGTCCCCGCAGTTCAGCGGTTCATTGGCACCATGGCCCCTCCGGGCCTAGAGCGACAGCCGCCTCGCTCGAAAAGCATCGACCGATGGTACAGAGTCAGACATCTCTCCCTCTTTCTCCGGTCCCTTCAAGGGATAAACAATTCCATTCTTCCTTCATTCCATTCCAATCGATTTGAATCGAAGAGCCGAGCCCTTCGTAGACGCCCTTAGTTTCGGAATTCGGGTATACAGCTCCATCCCGCATTGATCGGGGGTGATTCCTTGCAGGATATAGAAGTCCCCCCGAATTCTTCCGATTATCCGGGCTCGATATGCCGGGTTCGGAGCCCTGCCTTCCGAGCCGCTTTGATTTGACGTTCATCGCAGGAGACAAAAAGTTCCGCTCCCCTGCTCCTCCGGCGAGTTCGCCAGGTATTAAGCTCACCGCTTCCGTCTGACGTGACAACCCTGTTCCCTTCTTGAGAATCCAAGGCAGCAGAACGGATTGATGATGATTAAGTATAGTGACACCGCTGGAGGAGTTTGGCAATGATGTGCGGCTCTGCCGCTTCCGCCGTGGATGACCGGAAACCTCGTGGGGAGTTTGCCCGTAGGGGAAAGGGATGGACATCACGACAACGACACAAGGAGATCCTGTGAAACGTCTCGTCCGCGCCTTTTTCGCATGCACCTTGTTGGCCGGCATTCCCGCGATTCTATCTGCGCAGTCCCCCCAGCGCTTGGTCGATGATTACATCAAGGCCCTGGGCGGCGCCCGGGCGCTCCGCAGTATCGCCAACACGACCTATGCCGGAAAAATTGTCGATCACACCACCAGCGAGACGGGATCCTATCGTCTTCAACTGAAAGCGCCGAACCGGATTTATACCGAGATCCTCTGGACAAAGAACCGGTGGAGCGAGGGGTTCAACGGAAAATCCGCGTGGCGCCAGGATCCCGCCTCGGGCTTGACTACCCTCACCGGCCCGGAGAGCACCCGGCTGAAGACGAACGCCTCTTTTCGCAACGATCATCTGCTCTCTTACAAGAAGGAGAAAACACGGCTCCGTTTTCTGGGGCGCGACGAAATAAACGGGGTGAGCGCCAACGTGATTGAGGTCACCACGCGGTCCGGTCTCAAATACACGCTCTGTTTCGATGTGAAGACTTCCCTCCTGATCGCTGAAAAGGATTCCCTCTCGTCCGAATCCAGGGAGCTGGATTTCTCCGATTATCGGGCGGTAGACGGTGTGAAGGAGCCCTTCCGGTTTTCTTGGAAGGAAGGGTCAAATTCCTACGACGTCACCCTCACCGAGGTGACCCACAATGCAGCCATCGATGCTCGGCTCTTTGACATTCCCAAGGTCTCTTCGGATCCGATCCCCGACATCGCCTCGCTGCTGGCGGCGGTGACCGCCAACCAGAAGCATCTTGAAGAGATTGTCGAAAACTACACCTACACGGAGGTCAGCCGCGAAATCGAGGTCGACAAGAAGGGAACCCTCAAGGACAAATCCGAAGAAGAATCCGAGGTGTTCTACGTCCAGGGCAAAGAGGTGAAACGACTCATCAAAAAGAATGGCCAGGATCTAAGCGCGGCCGAGCAGAAAAAAGAACAGGACCGCGTGACTAAAGAAATTCGCGAAATTGAAGAGCGGCACAAGAAGGAAGAGGAACAGGAGAAGCAGGGGAAGAAAAAGAACGATGAGAACGAAGTGACGATTTCCACTTTCCTCAAGGTCGCACGGTTTGTCAACCCGCGACGAGAGCGTTTCCGCGGTCAAGACGTGGTTGTCTTCGACTTCGAGCCGAAGCCCGGCTATAAATCACAGACCCGTGGAGAAAACCTCGTGCAAAAGCTGGTCGGCGTTGTCTGGATTGATGAACACGCCAACCAAGTGGTCCGGTTGGAAGCGCGTCTCAGCGATTCCTTCAAAATGGCCGGGGGCCTGCTGGTCACCATCCTGCCCGGGTCAGCCTTTGTTTTCGAACAGGAACTGGTCAACAATGAAGTCTGGTTGCCGTCCTATGCAGAGGTCAACCTCTCAGGAAAGTTCCTGTTGTTCAAGAGCGTCTCCGCAAATCTGGTCCTTCATTACAGCCAGTACAAGAAATTCAACGTCGAAACGTTGTCCGAAATCAAGAGTCCGGGCAAGAAGTGATGGGTGAACCCGTCCCCAGCTGCGGGACCTCTATGGTTTTTCTTCCCTGAATCCCCGCGAAAGTCCTCCCAGCACAACCAGAGCAATTGCGAACACGTAAGAGCTGGTCAAGAGTGTGATCGTCTTGGTCAAGAGCAGGACCGCGAGGATTAAACAGATTCCTAGAAATAAATATGCCGCTATCTTCTTATTCATGAAATTCCACGCCCCATCGGGCTCTCACCACCATTCATCGGGGTTGACCTCATGCCCGGGTCGGTCGTTAACGACCGACCCCTTCGCCACCAACCCCGATGAATCGGGGTACGACTTCCAGCTCGCCTGTTCGCGCCGCTAAAGCGGCGGGCTGCAGGAAGCCAAGTCCCCTCAAAGGGGACTATCCTATTCCAGCCGGACTCTCAATTTCCTAACCCAGTGGACAATCATCTTCACACCTACTCGCCTTTGAACTTCGTGGGGCTCCGCCCTCCCTGACGTCAATCCTCAATGTGCCTCCAGCCAACGGCTCACTCGATCGTAGATCTCATGTTTCTCGGGCTCGTTAAAGAGCTCATGGTACAGGCCTGGGCAGAGCCCAAACTCCTTGTCGCTTGACCCAAGACGCCTAACGAATTGCTCGGTTGCTCCGGGGCTGGCAATTCGATCTCCGCTTCCCTGAAGAATGAGCATCGGAAGACGGATTCGCGGGGCCGCCTCCATGACCTCACTCATCGTCTTTGTGGCTTCTGCGAACCAGCGCGCGCTGACCCTAAAATTGACGAGCGGATCGGCGGTGTAAGCGGGCGCGACTTCGGGTGAACGGCTGAGATGGAACGGATCCAATCCATTGTGCAATCGCAGGCGAGGCATCCACCGCCCCGCCATTCGGCCGATCATTAATTTGGCGGGCGGAATCGGGGCTGCGACCCCCAGAAGCGGGGCTGAAATGACCATTCCATCGACGCGCTCCGGGTGAGACGCCGCGTAGGCTAGCGCGATAAGCCCTCCCATGCTGTGGCCGATGACAAACAGCCGGCGCGACGGGCCCTGGGCTCGCGCGCGGGATATGAACAGATCCAGGTCATCCACGTAATCGCTGAAACGTTCAACGTGTCCCTTCAGCCCTTCTGATTTCCCATGCCCGCGGTGATCATAGACGGTCACCGCATAATTATGCAAACCCAGGTGTCCAATGAGCGCACTGTAACGCCCGCTGTGCTCGCCGAAGCCGTGCGCCAGGACAATTTCCGCAACCGGGTTGGCATTCGTGTACCGGCG harbors:
- a CDS encoding iron-sulfur cluster-binding protein, which translates into the protein MNPSPAPIDFRGNTQRVPRQIVTSVRKATTRFLGTRAGVVGQVENWEELREAGHNIRLHAINHLDYYLEQMEQRVTEAGGHVHWARTAAEAREIVLSIARQHQVKSVVKAKSMATEEIGLNHAFEAVGIRALETDLGEYIVQMAGTGPSHIIVPAVHLTKEDIADLFSDKLHMDAPADPIRLAEIARQKLRQEFISADMGISGANFLVAETGTLVMVTNEGNGRMCTTLPRVHVAVAGIDKIVPDWESLTVLLKLLARSATGQKITTYTSFITGPRRSEAEHGPREFHLVLLDNGRTAALRDPLTRETLLCIRCGACLNVCPVYNHVGGHAYGWVYSGPIGSLLSPQLMGTKIAGDLPFASSLCGACGDICPVKLPIPQILLHLRRRVSEGDEIEPPISSRFARWGARAGAIILTRPWLYRFMCALLKLVQIPFRRDGWLPALPPPLNRWTMSRPLPAFNARFRGWWSLHQSGLKRN
- a CDS encoding (Fe-S)-binding protein encodes the protein MAAKIQLFITCLAEQFFPGVLERTVELLERLGVEVEFPEEQTCCGQPFFNSGFQSEARVVARKWLDIFARTKGLIVSPSGSCVDLVRHHYPELFPAGTPEHTSALEVAARVRELSEFLVKELHVTDLAARFPHKVTYHASCHLLRGLGISDEPKTLLKNVRGLELVPLEGEQTCCGFGGVFSVIYPEVSRSMMEDKIRAIEASGAEAVVACDAGCLMNIAGGMRKTGSRLKALHLVEVLTSGQ
- a CDS encoding OsmC family protein, with product MRITAHVENGRHQHRVTLATNDHSHSLRIPPKPDGFGSSVNGGELLFLALATCYCNDLYREGTKRGIGIERVEVEVTGDFGVEGAAAMNVTYRARVMARTSEDAIRELMIHTDQVAEIHNTLRTATQVTLSHVEAIPVN
- a CDS encoding lysophospholipase, whose amino-acid sequence is MDREQPGPSHEGGLQLLQSHDEYLTTPDGLRLFTRRYTNANPVAEIVLAHGFGEHSGRYSALIGHLGLHNYAVTVYDHRGHGKSEGLKGHVERFSDYVDDLDLFISRARAQGPSRRLFVIGHSMGGLIALAYAASHPERVDGMVISAPLLGVAAPIPPAKLMIGRMAGRWMPRLRLHNGLDPFHLSRSPEVAPAYTADPLVNFRVSARWFAEATKTMSEVMEAAPRIRLPMLILQGSGDRIASPGATEQFVRRLGSSDKEFGLCPGLYHELFNEPEKHEIYDRVSRWLEAH